In Mucilaginibacter celer, one DNA window encodes the following:
- a CDS encoding phosphatase PAP2 family protein, with the protein MKKTLLNIITGTLLTATVFSSCKKDILDRTALYPALAPSNLDLTADTWKPVLISDFNAFTVAAPDAVTSPAYIADLNEIKAYQRNLTDAQQKVIQYWSAGSVLRWNEILRELVAKHNVPPYQNADGSYPAPNSANPFNYPEFPFSNPPYAARAYAYVSASQYDALIAAWHFKNQYKRTAPYKNDSGVKALIPASELPSYPSEDAVVSGATSEIMKLLFPTEVAYIQQKVDEEKFYRIASGANTRAEFTAGESLGRQVALLFAARARADRAGKAIGTPDIWKNFEITTAAKGEQFWVSLETPKRPPMLPLFSKVIPFLFDTLTVAAIRPPAPYATNSAEFKKETEEVLSFSKNRSRDHEELVAFWADGVGTYTPPGHWNAIAADEFVKQKYSEVRCARNFALLNMAEMDAAIVCWDTKYFYFNQRPSQANPNIKTLTGVPNFPAYTSGHSNFSGAAATVLTYLLPDRGSKFNDMAHQAAMSRLYGAIHYRSDCEVGLITGNKVGTYAVNRGKADGADAK; encoded by the coding sequence ATGAAAAAAACATTACTTAACATAATTACAGGTACCCTTTTAACCGCCACTGTTTTCAGTTCGTGTAAAAAGGATATTTTAGATCGCACTGCCCTGTATCCGGCGCTGGCGCCATCAAACCTTGATTTAACAGCCGATACCTGGAAGCCTGTTTTGATTTCCGATTTTAATGCCTTTACTGTAGCTGCGCCGGATGCTGTTACCTCGCCGGCTTATATAGCCGATTTGAACGAGATTAAAGCCTACCAACGTAACCTTACCGATGCCCAGCAGAAAGTGATCCAGTACTGGAGCGCGGGTTCGGTTTTAAGGTGGAATGAGATTTTGCGCGAGTTGGTGGCTAAGCACAATGTACCGCCTTATCAAAATGCCGATGGCTCTTACCCGGCACCAAATTCGGCCAACCCGTTTAATTATCCTGAGTTCCCGTTTTCTAACCCTCCTTACGCAGCGCGTGCTTATGCCTATGTAAGTGCATCGCAATATGATGCTTTGATTGCGGCCTGGCATTTTAAAAACCAATATAAGCGTACCGCGCCTTATAAAAATGATTCGGGCGTAAAAGCTTTAATTCCCGCTTCCGAGTTGCCGTCGTATCCAAGCGAGGATGCTGTAGTATCGGGTGCCACTTCCGAGATCATGAAACTGCTTTTCCCTACCGAGGTAGCCTACATTCAGCAAAAGGTTGATGAAGAAAAGTTTTACCGCATAGCATCGGGCGCTAACACACGTGCCGAATTCACAGCCGGCGAATCATTAGGTCGCCAGGTAGCATTGTTGTTTGCTGCCCGTGCCCGTGCCGACCGTGCCGGTAAAGCCATTGGCACACCCGACATTTGGAAAAACTTTGAAATAACGACCGCTGCCAAAGGCGAGCAGTTTTGGGTGAGTTTAGAAACACCGAAAAGGCCGCCGATGTTACCGCTGTTTTCAAAAGTGATCCCGTTTTTGTTTGATACGCTTACCGTTGCAGCCATCAGGCCTCCGGCACCTTATGCCACCAATTCGGCCGAGTTTAAAAAAGAAACCGAAGAGGTGCTGTCATTCAGTAAAAACCGCAGCCGCGATCATGAAGAGCTGGTTGCATTTTGGGCTGATGGTGTTGGTACCTACACGCCTCCGGGCCACTGGAACGCAATTGCCGCCGACGAATTTGTAAAACAAAAATACAGCGAGGTACGCTGCGCCCGTAACTTCGCCCTCTTAAACATGGCCGAAATGGATGCGGCGATAGTTTGCTGGGATACCAAGTATTTTTATTTTAACCAGCGCCCGTCGCAGGCCAACCCTAATATCAAAACGCTTACAGGTGTGCCTAACTTTCCGGCTTACACATCAGGTCACTCTAACTTTAGTGGTGCAGCGGCTACGGTGTTAACCTATTTACTGCCGGATAGAGGCAGCAAGTTTAATGATATGGCACACCAGGCGGCCATGTCAAGGTTGTACGGAGCTATTCACTACCGCAGCGATTGCGAAGTTGGTTTAATAACCGGAAATAAGGTAGGCACTTATGCCGTTAACAGGGGTAAAGCCGATGGCGCGGATGCCAAATAA
- a CDS encoding YeeE/YedE family protein, whose protein sequence is MDLIKQPWPWYVAGPLIGLVVPVLLIIGNRTFGVSSSLRHICAACLPAGIPFFKYDWKKESWNLLFVAGIVVGGFIAVYFLDGNHAVNINPHTHNLLQQQGIKSFAGLLPADIFSFKQLLTLRGFVFVVIGGFMVGFGTRYAGGCTSGHAIMGISNLQWPSLIATCCFMAGGFIMTWFILPYLLQL, encoded by the coding sequence ATGGACCTTATAAAACAACCCTGGCCCTGGTATGTGGCCGGTCCGCTAATTGGCCTTGTTGTACCTGTTTTACTTATTATCGGGAACAGAACCTTTGGCGTCTCATCATCATTAAGGCATATTTGTGCGGCTTGCCTGCCGGCCGGAATCCCGTTTTTTAAGTACGATTGGAAAAAAGAAAGCTGGAACCTGCTTTTTGTAGCAGGCATTGTTGTGGGCGGATTTATTGCAGTTTATTTTTTAGATGGTAACCACGCTGTTAATATCAATCCGCATACCCATAACTTATTACAACAACAGGGCATCAAAAGCTTTGCCGGTTTGTTGCCTGCCGATATTTTCAGTTTTAAACAGCTACTTACCCTTCGTGGATTTGTTTTTGTGGTGATTGGCGGCTTCATGGTGGGCTTTGGTACCCGCTATGCCGGCGGATGCACCTCCGGGCATGCTATTATGGGCATCTCCAACCTGCAATGGCCATCATTAATAGCTACCTGCTGCTTTATGGCAGGCGGCTTTATCATGACCTGGTTTATTTTACCTTACCTTTTACAACTATAA
- a CDS encoding DUF6691 family protein, with amino-acid sequence MRNLKYMFAGLLFGIVLVKSEVISWFRIQEMFRLQSFHMYGIIGSAIVVGMISVLIIKRFNIKTASGEPVIIPDKKFNWGNVYGGLVFGLGWVITGACPGPLFAQIGSGFLVTSVTLLSAILGTWVYGLLRDKLPH; translated from the coding sequence ATGCGCAACCTTAAATATATGTTTGCAGGCCTGTTGTTTGGCATTGTACTGGTAAAATCGGAGGTGATTTCCTGGTTCCGGATCCAGGAGATGTTCAGGTTACAGTCGTTCCATATGTACGGTATTATTGGCAGCGCCATTGTGGTAGGAATGATCTCGGTTTTAATTATTAAGCGTTTTAATATTAAAACCGCAAGTGGCGAGCCGGTCATCATCCCCGATAAAAAGTTTAATTGGGGAAACGTTTACGGCGGACTGGTCTTCGGGCTCGGCTGGGTCATTACTGGTGCCTGCCCCGGTCCGTTGTTTGCGCAGATAGGCAGCGGCTTTTTGGTTACTTCGGTTACGCTTTTAAGCGCTATCCTGGGAACATGGGTTTATGGCCTGTTAAGGGATAAGTTACCGCATTAG
- a CDS encoding TlpA family protein disulfide reductase, which translates to MIQRKKISISNIISMLTIALLLLVIFKPEARSYLIRGLMAIGIFNPNPAGFASEEKNFSNIPDLQFKNTEGNLSSIQTLHNKVVFVNYWATWCPPCIAEMPTINQLYNKYRNDEHVKFIMVDVDGDLRKAKAFMDKNGYSLPLYTQTNAVPDSLMNGTIPTTLVFDKQGKLIFKHAGVADYSSKGFDEFIRLNR; encoded by the coding sequence ATGATCCAGCGGAAAAAAATATCGATATCAAACATCATCAGCATGCTGACCATCGCATTGTTGCTGCTTGTTATTTTTAAACCCGAAGCCAGAAGCTATCTTATCCGTGGGTTGATGGCTATAGGTATTTTCAACCCCAATCCTGCCGGCTTTGCATCCGAAGAAAAAAACTTCAGCAATATCCCCGATCTGCAGTTTAAAAACACAGAGGGCAATCTGTCATCTATTCAAACTCTTCATAACAAAGTTGTATTTGTAAACTATTGGGCTACCTGGTGCCCGCCTTGTATTGCCGAAATGCCAACCATAAACCAATTGTATAATAAGTACAGAAATGATGAGCACGTAAAATTCATTATGGTTGATGTTGACGGCGATCTGCGTAAAGCCAAAGCTTTTATGGATAAAAACGGCTATTCCCTCCCCCTTTACACCCAAACCAACGCTGTGCCCGATAGCCTGATGAACGGTACCATCCCCACTACCCTCGTTTTTGATAAGCAGGGAAAGCTGATTTTTAAGCATGCCGGCGTGGCTGATTACAGCAGCAAGGGTTTTGATGAGTTTATTCGTCTGAACCGTTGA
- a CDS encoding alpha-N-arabinofuranosidase → MKKNPLLHLGVIALSLLGSSAFGQTGTLNISTDSKTTISKHIYGQFAEHLGHGIYGGFWVDKNLPVKKQDRIRLDIVDALKKIKIPNLRWPGGCFADEYHWRDGIGPAAQRPRMVNTNWGGITEDNSFGTHEFLQLCDLLGCEPYVAGNVGSGTVDEMSKWIEYLNSNSSSTVVQLRAKNGHPAPYKVTFWGVGNESWGCGGNMTPEYYTDLFKRYAAFAKDYPGAKLKKIASGPNSDDYRWTEVCMKNIPNWLMSGLSLHYYTIPTGNWGKKGSATAFDEKEYFGTMVNCLKMEELVTKHSAIMDKYDPDKKVALVVDEWGVWTDPEPGTNPGFLYQQNSLRDALIAGTTLNIFNNHSDRVRMAALAQTINVLQALILTDKEKMILTPTYHIFDMYKVHQDAKYLPIKLNVPDYEVDGKKIEAVNASASQDAAGKVHISLVNLDPHNTITITTSLSDIKWQTVSGQVLTSANLTDVNTFKDTNKIHLSAFNGAKKDGEKLVVALPAKSVVTLELK, encoded by the coding sequence ATGAAAAAGAACCCGCTTTTACACCTTGGCGTTATCGCTTTGTCGTTATTAGGCTCGTCGGCATTCGGGCAAACCGGTACACTTAATATCAGTACCGATTCAAAAACAACCATCAGCAAGCACATTTACGGCCAGTTTGCCGAACATTTGGGCCATGGCATATATGGTGGTTTTTGGGTTGATAAAAATCTGCCTGTAAAAAAACAGGACAGGATTCGCCTGGATATTGTTGATGCGCTGAAAAAAATCAAGATCCCCAACCTGCGCTGGCCCGGCGGCTGCTTTGCCGACGAGTATCATTGGCGCGACGGTATTGGCCCTGCGGCGCAACGCCCGCGCATGGTAAATACCAACTGGGGCGGCATTACCGAGGATAACAGCTTCGGCACGCACGAGTTTTTGCAGCTTTGCGATTTACTGGGTTGTGAGCCCTATGTAGCCGGTAATGTAGGCAGCGGCACGGTTGACGAAATGTCGAAATGGATTGAATACCTTAACTCTAACAGCAGCAGCACCGTGGTACAGCTGCGGGCTAAAAATGGTCATCCTGCGCCTTATAAAGTAACCTTTTGGGGTGTTGGTAACGAAAGCTGGGGCTGTGGCGGTAATATGACGCCCGAATATTATACCGATTTGTTTAAACGCTATGCGGCTTTTGCCAAAGATTACCCTGGCGCCAAGCTGAAAAAAATAGCCAGCGGGCCAAACTCTGATGATTACCGGTGGACTGAAGTTTGTATGAAAAACATCCCTAACTGGCTGATGTCAGGTCTTTCTTTACATTATTATACCATCCCAACCGGTAACTGGGGCAAAAAAGGTTCGGCAACGGCATTTGACGAAAAGGAATATTTCGGCACTATGGTTAACTGCCTTAAAATGGAAGAACTGGTTACCAAGCACTCGGCCATTATGGATAAGTATGATCCTGATAAAAAAGTGGCATTAGTGGTTGACGAATGGGGCGTATGGACAGATCCCGAACCGGGCACCAACCCAGGCTTCCTATATCAACAAAACAGCCTTCGCGATGCCCTGATTGCCGGCACCACCCTCAACATATTCAATAACCACAGCGACCGCGTGCGTATGGCAGCCCTCGCACAAACCATCAACGTATTGCAGGCATTGATACTAACTGATAAGGAGAAAATGATCCTCACCCCTACTTATCATATATTTGACATGTACAAGGTGCACCAGGACGCTAAATATCTACCAATTAAATTAAACGTTCCTGATTATGAAGTTGACGGCAAAAAGATTGAGGCGGTAAACGCATCTGCCTCGCAGGATGCTGCCGGCAAAGTGCACATCTCGCTGGTTAACCTCGATCCGCATAACACCATTACCATCACAACCAGTTTGAGCGATATTAAATGGCAAACCGTTAGCGGCCAGGTATTAACCTCGGCTAATCTTACCGATGTTAATACTTTTAAAGACACCAATAAAATTCATTTGAGTGCATTTAACGGTGCCAAAAAAGATGGCGAAAAATTGGTTGTTGCCCTCCCTGCAAAATCGGTGGTAACCCTCGAATTAAAATAA
- a CDS encoding redoxin domain-containing protein: protein MQTTNKNKYPFFDLLEVVAEPDLSFRKVKSLNPVKAGNFVPDFKLSSDYSRWQQFYNGAETHGRLLVNSLLSKPLVVSFYSGHWGAYGLEQLKQLNALQHEVKASGGSLLIITDERTDELEKLAWEHSLSLNFYHDADKQIAQQFRVYSDDYPVWDRFSGIDENAPLLATYVIEPSKQVVYNHIDWDFLDTFSAGDIISAVYESALIANSKKSA from the coding sequence ATGCAAACCACAAATAAAAATAAATACCCGTTTTTTGATCTTCTTGAAGTTGTTGCCGAACCCGATCTTTCTTTTCGTAAAGTAAAGTCGCTTAACCCGGTAAAAGCAGGAAACTTTGTACCTGATTTTAAATTAAGCAGCGATTACAGCCGCTGGCAGCAATTTTATAACGGTGCCGAAACACATGGGCGTTTACTGGTCAATAGTTTACTGAGCAAGCCGCTGGTAGTATCATTTTACTCGGGCCACTGGGGGGCTTACGGTTTAGAACAGCTTAAACAGCTCAACGCCCTGCAGCATGAGGTTAAGGCAAGTGGCGGAAGCTTGCTCATTATCACCGATGAGCGTACCGACGAATTGGAAAAGCTGGCCTGGGAGCACAGCTTGTCATTGAATTTTTACCATGACGCCGATAAGCAGATAGCACAGCAATTCAGAGTTTATTCGGACGATTACCCGGTATGGGACAGATTTTCGGGCATCGATGAAAATGCGCCGCTGTTGGCTACATACGTTATCGAGCCATCCAAACAGGTAGTGTATAATCATATCGACTGGGATTTTTTAGACACCTTTTCTGCAGGCGATATCATCAGTGCGGTTTACGAATCGGCTTTGATTGCAAACAGTAAGAAATCAGCATAA
- a CDS encoding aldo/keto reductase, giving the protein MKYNFLGGTGLLVSEICFGTMTFGGGQGIWSAIGKLQQDGVNQLMKTVVDAGINFIDTANVYSQGESETLLGQSIIDLGFDRSELVIATKVRGKMGEGINSIGLSRFHIFNSVDASLKRLQLDHIDILYVHGVDQRTPVEETMRALNDIVLTGKVRYIACCNWPAWMIMKAAGIAEKHGWNKFIGLQHYYSLAGRDIEREVLPVAEDLNLGVMPWSPLAGGFLSGKYTRNNEKAGDSRRDIFDFPPVNKEKAYDIIDVIAEIGAQHNVSAAQVALAWVRLQKGVTSTIIGAKTIDQLNDNLKSIDLELSADELMRIDEVSALTKEYPQWMVERQAADRG; this is encoded by the coding sequence ATGAAATACAATTTTTTAGGCGGTACCGGCTTGCTGGTATCCGAAATTTGCTTTGGCACCATGACCTTTGGCGGTGGGCAGGGCATTTGGTCGGCAATAGGTAAACTGCAACAAGACGGCGTTAACCAATTGATGAAAACCGTTGTTGATGCAGGCATTAACTTCATTGATACTGCCAACGTGTATTCGCAGGGCGAATCAGAAACATTACTGGGCCAGTCTATTATCGATTTAGGCTTTGATCGCAGCGAACTGGTGATTGCCACCAAAGTACGCGGCAAAATGGGCGAAGGTATTAACAGCATAGGCCTGTCGCGCTTTCACATCTTTAATTCGGTTGATGCCAGTTTAAAGCGTTTACAATTAGATCATATCGACATATTGTATGTCCACGGTGTTGACCAGCGCACCCCGGTTGAAGAAACCATGCGCGCCCTTAACGATATTGTGCTAACCGGTAAAGTACGCTACATAGCCTGCTGCAACTGGCCAGCCTGGATGATTATGAAAGCCGCAGGCATTGCTGAAAAGCACGGCTGGAATAAATTTATTGGCTTGCAGCACTACTATTCGCTGGCCGGCCGCGATATCGAGCGCGAAGTGCTGCCCGTAGCCGAAGATCTGAACCTGGGCGTAATGCCATGGAGCCCGCTGGCCGGTGGCTTTTTATCAGGTAAATACACCCGCAATAACGAAAAGGCAGGCGATTCGCGCAGGGATATTTTCGATTTCCCGCCGGTGAATAAAGAAAAAGCGTATGATATTATTGATGTGATAGCCGAAATTGGCGCACAGCACAACGTATCTGCGGCGCAGGTGGCGCTGGCTTGGGTGCGTTTGCAGAAAGGCGTAACCAGCACCATCATAGGTGCCAAAACTATCGATCAGCTAAATGATAACCTTAAATCTATCGATCTGGAGTTATCTGCCGATGAACTGATGCGTATTGACGAAGTAAGCGCCCTTACTAAAGAATATCCGCAATGGATGGTTGAAAGGCAGGCGGCTGATAGGGGGTAA
- a CDS encoding threonine aldolase family protein, with protein sequence MHLTVDLRSDTVTKPTPGMLEAMWSAKVGDDVFGEDETINALEAKAAAMFGMEAGIFCPSGTMTNQIAIKCFTQPLDELIADQTAHVYRYEGGGIAFNSGVSTRLLEGYRGIITAEMIAPEINAENIHYPHTSLVVLENTVNKGGGSCYTLNDIKPIADLCRDKGLKLHLDGARIFNALTHTGDAALDYGKYFNGISVCLSKGLGAPVGSVLLADKETIKYARRIRKVLGGGIRQGGFLAAAAIYALDHHIERLKIDHAHAQVLGEELRRLAWVSNVIPVQTNIVLFDTVEPAAVVLAKLAEKGIKAVDTGKHRIRFVTHLDVHPEQVEYTVKVLKSL encoded by the coding sequence ATGCATTTAACTGTTGATTTACGAAGCGATACCGTAACCAAACCAACCCCCGGCATGCTCGAAGCCATGTGGAGCGCCAAAGTGGGTGATGATGTGTTTGGCGAAGATGAAACCATAAACGCCCTCGAGGCCAAAGCCGCCGCCATGTTTGGCATGGAGGCTGGGATATTTTGCCCATCAGGCACCATGACCAACCAGATAGCCATTAAATGTTTTACCCAACCGCTTGATGAATTGATTGCCGATCAAACGGCACATGTTTACCGTTACGAAGGTGGGGGCATTGCCTTTAACTCGGGCGTATCAACCCGTTTGCTTGAGGGTTACCGGGGCATTATAACTGCCGAAATGATAGCGCCGGAGATTAACGCCGAGAATATTCATTATCCGCATACCAGCCTGGTGGTGCTTGAAAATACGGTTAACAAGGGGGGCGGCAGTTGCTATACGCTTAACGATATTAAACCTATTGCAGATTTATGCCGCGATAAGGGTTTAAAACTTCACCTTGATGGAGCACGCATTTTTAACGCGCTTACTCACACCGGTGATGCTGCTTTGGATTATGGTAAATATTTTAATGGTATTTCTGTTTGCCTTTCTAAAGGTTTGGGAGCTCCGGTTGGCTCGGTTTTACTGGCCGATAAAGAAACTATTAAATATGCACGTCGCATCCGCAAAGTATTGGGCGGAGGTATCCGCCAGGGCGGCTTTTTAGCAGCCGCGGCTATTTACGCTTTAGATCATCATATAGAGCGGTTAAAGATTGACCATGCCCATGCGCAGGTTTTGGGAGAAGAGTTACGCCGCCTCGCCTGGGTAAGCAACGTGATTCCTGTACAAACCAATATTGTGCTTTTTGATACTGTTGAGCCTGCCGCCGTTGTGCTGGCTAAGCTTGCTGAAAAAGGTATAAAGGCTGTTGATACCGGCAAACACCGCATCCGTTTTGTAACGCATTTAGATGTGCATCCGGAGCAGGTGGAGTATACGGTTAAGGTTTTAAAATCGCTGTAA
- a CDS encoding fasciclin domain-containing protein: MKKSVLIAVASVAIGFFSTRAMAQTQDTTKKDTAKTTAAPAATATAAASGDVVGVMATSTNYAPMALAIKSAQLEPTLQAVGPFTIFAPNDVAFSKLPKAQFDDLMKNPAKFAPILKYHVVAGKYTKADIIKALSAGKGKADLKTIDGQTLHLSVNDKSNLQIVDAKGNAVLVTAFDTEASNGVVHGINGIMMP, translated from the coding sequence ATGAAAAAGTCAGTTTTAATAGCCGTTGCTTCGGTAGCCATCGGATTTTTCTCTACCAGGGCCATGGCTCAAACACAGGATACAACCAAAAAAGATACTGCTAAAACAACTGCCGCTCCTGCTGCAACAGCAACAGCAGCCGCATCGGGCGATGTGGTTGGCGTTATGGCCACCTCAACCAATTACGCGCCAATGGCCCTTGCTATAAAATCGGCGCAGTTAGAGCCTACTTTGCAGGCTGTTGGCCCGTTCACCATATTTGCACCAAATGATGTAGCTTTTAGCAAATTGCCGAAAGCACAGTTTGATGATTTAATGAAAAACCCGGCCAAATTTGCTCCCATCCTGAAATATCACGTGGTTGCGGGTAAATACACCAAGGCCGATATTATCAAAGCCTTAAGTGCCGGCAAAGGCAAGGCCGATCTGAAAACCATAGATGGGCAAACCCTTCATTTATCTGTGAATGATAAAAGCAACCTGCAAATTGTAGATGCCAAAGGCAATGCCGTACTGGTTACTGCTTTCGATACCGAAGCCAGCAATGGTGTGGTACATGGCATTAATGGCATCATGATGCCTTAA
- a CDS encoding GNAT family N-acetyltransferase, whose translation MLQKEIDTQRLSLRQLTEADAPDIMAIRANEQVNQYLERPKTCTPDDARNFISKIASIVAGGDGYYWAITLKQTNELIGTICYWNLEPAQAKAEIGYELHPDYQGRGYMTEAIDAVISFGFNSLNFELITACPLNGNSNSVKLLERSGFLFSGDFTDQDTGSRYLDYRLSKSRWLSAKP comes from the coding sequence ATGCTGCAAAAAGAGATTGATACCCAACGCTTGAGTTTAAGGCAGCTTACCGAAGCCGATGCGCCGGACATTATGGCCATCCGGGCTAACGAGCAGGTAAACCAATACCTTGAACGCCCTAAAACCTGCACGCCGGATGATGCCCGCAACTTTATCAGTAAAATAGCAAGCATTGTAGCCGGAGGTGATGGTTATTATTGGGCGATAACCTTAAAACAAACCAATGAATTGATAGGAACGATATGTTACTGGAATCTTGAACCGGCCCAAGCCAAGGCCGAAATAGGCTACGAGCTTCACCCGGATTACCAGGGCAGGGGATATATGACTGAAGCTATTGATGCCGTTATATCCTTTGGATTTAACTCCCTCAATTTTGAATTAATAACCGCATGCCCGCTCAACGGCAATTCAAATTCGGTAAAGTTACTGGAGCGAAGCGGCTTTTTATTTTCCGGAGATTTTACGGATCAGGATACTGGAAGCAGATACCTCGATTATAGGCTAAGCAAATCCCGCTGGTTATCTGCAAAACCATAA
- a CDS encoding alpha/beta hydrolase codes for MKKITHSVLIALFSFLSISALAQTSTPKQPFFPKGTILYGDINYAGDTLKKHLLDIYLPPVVKDSYPVIIWIHGGAWMLNDKYADMGYMQKTVQGFIDNGYAVASIDYRWSTTAPFPAQIQDCNQAIEFLYQNASKYKLNKDKFGLIGFSAGGHLASLLALSNNNNIKQFYPEGNKPHFKIKLALDFYGPSNFLSLKGADVNDPKSPVSSLLGAYAVERPDLANFASPVTYVDKNDPPFLIVQGEKDESVNYTQSVLLNSYLKLAGVKNELIIVPNAPHYGVMFDAEEIRKRVFYFMDEYLK; via the coding sequence ATGAAAAAGATAACCCACAGCGTGCTGATCGCCCTGTTCAGCTTTTTATCCATATCCGCTTTAGCGCAAACATCAACCCCAAAACAACCATTTTTCCCTAAGGGTACAATATTGTATGGCGATATTAATTACGCCGGCGATACCCTCAAAAAACACCTATTGGATATTTATCTGCCACCGGTTGTAAAGGATAGTTACCCGGTAATCATCTGGATCCATGGCGGGGCATGGATGCTGAATGATAAGTATGCCGATATGGGCTATATGCAAAAAACGGTTCAGGGTTTTATTGATAACGGTTATGCTGTTGCTTCTATCGATTACCGCTGGAGCACTACTGCACCATTCCCTGCACAAATTCAGGATTGTAACCAGGCTATCGAGTTTCTGTATCAAAACGCTTCGAAGTATAAACTTAATAAAGATAAGTTTGGACTGATAGGTTTTTCGGCAGGAGGACACCTCGCTTCCTTGCTGGCTTTATCCAATAATAACAACATCAAACAGTTTTATCCCGAAGGAAATAAACCTCATTTTAAAATAAAGCTCGCGCTCGATTTTTATGGGCCGTCAAATTTCCTATCGTTAAAAGGTGCGGATGTTAATGATCCTAAAAGCCCTGTGAGTTCATTGCTCGGCGCTTATGCTGTTGAAAGGCCCGATCTGGCTAATTTTGCCAGCCCGGTTACTTATGTTGATAAAAATGATCCGCCATTTTTAATTGTCCAGGGCGAAAAGGACGAATCTGTCAATTATACCCAATCGGTTTTGCTGAACTCTTATTTAAAACTTGCCGGTGTTAAAAATGAGTTGATCATTGTTCCCAATGCGCCGCACTACGGGGTAATGTTTGATGCGGAAGAGATCAGGAAGAGGGTGTTTTATTTTATGGATGAGTATCTGAAGTAG
- a CDS encoding DoxX family protein has product MKVLLVLLISFILTSVLSRFFMGDWNFILAGNVAMMLMLWFASLGHFMFTKGMVMMMPSFIPFKGPLVYLTGIMEIVLGPLLVINATRHVAGIILLLMFVIMLPANINAAIKHVDFEKATYNGSGRGYLWFRIPLQVLFIAWVLYFSIGI; this is encoded by the coding sequence ATGAAAGTCCTGCTCGTTCTCCTCATAAGTTTTATCCTCACATCGGTTTTATCCCGCTTTTTTATGGGCGATTGGAACTTTATCCTCGCCGGTAACGTGGCCATGATGCTGATGCTTTGGTTCGCATCATTAGGGCATTTTATGTTTACCAAAGGCATGGTGATGATGATGCCCTCGTTTATTCCGTTTAAAGGCCCGCTGGTTTACTTAACCGGCATAATGGAGATAGTGCTTGGGCCTTTACTCGTAATTAATGCCACAAGGCATGTGGCCGGTATTATTTTGCTGCTGATGTTTGTGATTATGCTACCCGCTAATATCAACGCCGCCATTAAACATGTCGATTTTGAAAAGGCCACCTACAATGGCAGCGGCAGAGGCTATCTGTGGTTTCGCATCCCGCTGCAAGTACTATTTATAGCCTGGGTATTATATTTTTCTATTGGTATTTGA
- a CDS encoding NADH-quinone oxidoreductase subunit B, translating into MNNDITSENGGVVITKMNDLLNWARLSSLWPLSFGIACCAIEMMGSMASTYDLDRFGVFPRPSARQADVIIIAGTVTFKMAERIKRLYEQMPDPKYVISMGSCSNCGGPYWQHGYHVVKGVDRVIPVDVYVQGCPPRPEALIGAILELQKKIETEQLIKA; encoded by the coding sequence ATGAATAACGATATAACCAGCGAAAACGGTGGCGTAGTAATAACCAAAATGAACGATCTGCTTAACTGGGCACGTTTGTCATCACTTTGGCCTTTAAGTTTTGGGATAGCCTGCTGTGCTATCGAAATGATGGGTTCGATGGCTTCTACTTATGATCTTGACCGTTTTGGCGTATTCCCGCGCCCTTCAGCCCGCCAGGCCGATGTGATCATTATTGCCGGTACCGTTACCTTTAAAATGGCCGAGCGTATTAAACGTTTGTACGAGCAAATGCCCGATCCTAAATATGTGATCTCGATGGGCTCTTGCTCCAACTGTGGCGGCCCATACTGGCAGCACGGTTACCATGTAGTAAAAGGTGTTGACAGGGTGATACCGGTTGATGTGTACGTGCAGGGCTGCCCGCCGCGGCCCGAAGCATTGATTGGCGCTATTCTGGAGTTGCAGAAGAAGATAGAAACCGAGCAGTTGATAAAAGCATAA